A segment of the Streptomyces sp. NBC_00376 genome:
CAGGTCAAGCAGCAGGGCACCGCGGCCTTCTACGGCCAGGCCGTCGCCTCCTTCGGGGTGGCGATGGGCGCGGTGGCCCTCGGTATCTACTTCCTGGACGCCGATGCCTGGGTGCGCGGCTTCCTCGCGATCGGCGTCCTCTACCTCGTCACCTCCTGCTTCACCCTGGCCAAGGTCATCCGTGACCGCCAGGAAGAGGGCCGGATCGCCAGCCGGGTCGACCAGGCCCGGCTGGAGAAGATCCTCGCCGAGCACGACCCCTTCCAGAAGCTCTGACGATCCCGCCGGACGGACCCTAAGCGCTTGCTCAGGTTCGGGGTATGGTGTTCGTCCTGCTGATGAGAGGGGCGAGTGACGATGAGCACGGCGGAGGAGACCGACGGCGACAGTGCGCCGTGGGCCGAGGTGACGCCCGAGGCGGCCAGGCGGCTGCTCGTCGCCGCCGTCGACGCCTTCGCCGAGCGCGGGTACCACGCCACCACCACCCGCGACATCGCGGGCCGGGCGGGGATGAGTCCCGCCGCGCTCTACATCCACTACAAGACGAAGGAAGAACTGCTCCACCGGATCAGCCGGATCGGTCACGACCGAGCCCTGTTCGTCCTGGAGGCGGCCGCCGACAGCGGGGGCACGGCGGCCGAGCGGCTGGCCGAGGCCGTACGGTCCTTCGTCCGCTGGCACGCCGAGCGTCACACCACCGCCCGCGTGGTCCAGTACGAACTCGACGCCCTCGGCGAGGAGCACCGCACCGAGATCGTCGAACTGCGGCGCAGGAGCGACGCGGTGGTGCGCCGGATCATCGGCGAGGGCGTGCAGGCGGGGGAGTTCGACGTTCCCGACGTGCCGGGCACCACGCTCGCCGTGCTCTCGCTCTGCATCGACGTGGCGCGCTGGTTCAACGAGCAGGGCAGCCGGACGCCGGACGAGGTCGGCGAACTCTACGCCGACCTCGTGCTGCGCATGGTCGCGGCCAAGCGGTAGCGGCAGCGGGCCGCGACGTCGGAGGCGGTCGCGCGTCGCCAGAGGGCGGTGGCGCGCCCCGGGAACAGTCGCGCGTCCTCAGAAGTAGTAGCGGGACACCGACTCGGCCACGCACACCGGCTTGTCGCCGCCCTCGCGCTCGACCGTGACGACGGCAGTGACCTGCACGCCGCCCCCCGCCTCCTCGACGCTCTTCAGGACGGCCGACGCGCGCAGCCGCGAGCCCACCGGCACGGTGGAAGGGAAACGGACCTTGTTCGTCCCGTAGTTGATGCCCATCTTCATGCCCTCGACCCGCATGATCTGCGGTACGAGCGTCGGCAGCAGCGAGAGCGTGAGATAGCCGTGCGCGATCGTCGCGCCGAAAGGCCCGGCGGCGGCCCGCTCCGGGTCCACGTGGATCCACTGGTGGTCACCGGTGGCGTCGGCGAAGAGGTCGATCCTCTTCTGGTCGATCTCCAGCCAGTCGCTGTGCCCCAGCTGCTCGCCCACTCCGTCGCTCAGTTCCTGCGCGGACGTGAAGATCCTCGGCTCTGCCATGTCCCTGGTCCCTGCCTTTCCAGCTCTGGGCATCCCTCATCGCACTTTCTAAGCGCTTGCTCAGCATGGGTGGCGGGTGCGTTCCTGTCAACGACGGACCCGGCACGAGGCGGGACAGTAGGGTTGGAGGGGTGCCCCAGATCCCACAGACGCTCCATGAGCTCACGGTCGGACAGCTCTCCGCGCGCAGCGGCGCCGCTGTCTCGGCCCTGCATTTCTACGAGGCCAAGGGCCTGATCAGCAGCCGCCGCACCAGCGGCAACCAGCGCCGCTACACCAGGGACGCGCTGCGCAGGGTGGCGTTCATCCGCGCGGCGCAGCGGGTCGGCATCCCGCTCGCCACCATCCGGGACGCCCTCGCCGAACTCCCCGAGGAGCGCACCCCGAACCGCGAGGACTGGGCACGGCTCTCCGCGGCCTGGCGCTCCGAACTCGACGACCGCATCGCGCGGTTGGGGCGCCTGCGGGACCACCTCACCGACTGCATCGGCTGTGGCTGCCTGTCGCTGGAGAACTGCGTGCTCTCCAATCCCGACGACGTCTCCGGCCAGCGGATGAGCGGCTCCCGCCTGATGCCGGAGCGCCCGCCGGCCGGGCACCCGTAGCTCAGGACGCCGCACGTACGGGTGCCGGGCGGGCGCGGTCGGGCCGTACGCCCTCGTCGCGCTTCACGCCACCGATGCCAGATCCCGCCGCGGTGTGCTCCGGGCCTTCGCCAGTGCCCGCGGGGTCAGTACCGGCTGCGGCACCACGATCCCGCAGTCCGTGCAGACCGGGCCCGACCACGGCTCGTGGAGCCAGCGGAGGTCGGCGCCCGCGCAGACCGGGCAGGCCGTGCCGGGGGGCGACTCCAGCGCCGTGATCAGCCGGCTCAGGACCTCGGCGAGCGGTGCCGACGGGTGCACCGCCGGGTCCTCGCAGCGGGCGACCCCGTTGCCGCCCCAACTGCGCCGGTGCCAGTCGTCGAACGCGCCGGGCCGGCGCAGCCCCTCGTGCTTCTCCCGCCTGCGGCGCTCGGCGAA
Coding sequences within it:
- a CDS encoding MaoC family dehydratase, giving the protein MAEPRIFTSAQELSDGVGEQLGHSDWLEIDQKRIDLFADATGDHQWIHVDPERAAAGPFGATIAHGYLTLSLLPTLVPQIMRVEGMKMGINYGTNKVRFPSTVPVGSRLRASAVLKSVEEAGGGVQVTAVVTVEREGGDKPVCVAESVSRYYF
- a CDS encoding YiaA/YiaB family inner membrane protein → MSETAQVKQQGTAAFYGQAVASFGVAMGAVALGIYFLDADAWVRGFLAIGVLYLVTSCFTLAKVIRDRQEEGRIASRVDQARLEKILAEHDPFQKL
- a CDS encoding TetR/AcrR family transcriptional regulator, encoding MSTAEETDGDSAPWAEVTPEAARRLLVAAVDAFAERGYHATTTRDIAGRAGMSPAALYIHYKTKEELLHRISRIGHDRALFVLEAAADSGGTAAERLAEAVRSFVRWHAERHTTARVVQYELDALGEEHRTEIVELRRRSDAVVRRIIGEGVQAGEFDVPDVPGTTLAVLSLCIDVARWFNEQGSRTPDEVGELYADLVLRMVAAKR
- the soxR gene encoding redox-sensitive transcriptional activator SoxR produces the protein MPQIPQTLHELTVGQLSARSGAAVSALHFYEAKGLISSRRTSGNQRRYTRDALRRVAFIRAAQRVGIPLATIRDALAELPEERTPNREDWARLSAAWRSELDDRIARLGRLRDHLTDCIGCGCLSLENCVLSNPDDVSGQRMSGSRLMPERPPAGHP